In the Candidatus Binataceae bacterium genome, one interval contains:
- a CDS encoding glutathione S-transferase encodes MITVHHLNDSRSQRILWLLEELGVPYEIKKYARDAETRLAPPELKQIHPLGKSPVITDNGRTIIESGAIVDYIIRHHGGGRLQPAANTPAYDEYQQWLHYSEGSAMLPLMLNLYVSRLGDAGAPLRPRIESEIANHLGYIDKSLAGKQFLVGDSLTGADIEMSFVGEVAGAFGVRASYPNLDAWTKRLHERPAYKKALEKGGAYSFGN; translated from the coding sequence ATGATCACGGTTCATCATCTGAATGATTCACGCTCGCAGCGAATCCTCTGGCTGCTCGAAGAACTCGGCGTGCCCTACGAAATCAAGAAGTACGCACGCGACGCGGAGACGCGGCTCGCGCCGCCGGAGCTCAAGCAGATTCATCCGCTCGGCAAATCGCCGGTGATCACCGACAACGGCCGCACGATTATCGAGTCGGGCGCGATCGTCGATTACATCATTCGCCATCACGGCGGCGGCCGCCTGCAGCCCGCGGCGAACACTCCCGCGTACGACGAATATCAGCAGTGGCTGCACTATTCGGAAGGCTCCGCGATGCTGCCTCTCATGCTGAATCTCTACGTCTCGCGCCTCGGCGATGCCGGCGCGCCGCTCAGGCCGCGAATCGAGAGCGAGATCGCAAACCATCTCGGTTACATCGACAAGTCGCTCGCGGGCAAGCAGTTCCTGGTCGGCGACAGCCTGACCGGCGCCGACATCGAGATGAGCTTCGTCGGCGAAGTAGCAGGCGCCTTCGGCGTCCGCGCGTCGTATCCAAATTTGGACGCGTGGACAAAGCGCCTCCACGAGCGCCCCGCCTACAAGAAAGCGCTAGAGAAAGGCGGCGCGTATAGTTTCGGAAACTGA
- a CDS encoding aldo/keto reductase, which translates to MIHRQLGRSDLRVAVVGLGCMGMSEFYGPGDDTESMATIDRALELGINFFDTADAYGPHTNELLLGRAVKGRRDKFVIATKFAIVRGPDPTSRSISGKPEYVRQACEASLKRLGVDHVDLYYQHRVDPNTPIEDTVGAMAQLVKEGKVRYLGLSEAGPQNLRRACKVHPIAALQTEYSLWSHDPEDEILATCRELGIGFVAYSPLGRGFLTGQFKKFEDLAPDDYRRFSPRFMGDNFEKNLELVERIKQMAAEKQCAPSQLALAWVLAQGEDIVTIPGTKRRKYLEENAGAVDIKFTAAELKKIDEIAPRGIAAGERYPEQMMRLLSA; encoded by the coding sequence ATGATTCACCGGCAACTGGGGCGCAGCGATCTTCGCGTCGCTGTGGTCGGACTCGGATGCATGGGTATGTCCGAGTTCTATGGCCCCGGCGATGACACAGAGTCGATGGCGACGATCGATCGCGCCCTGGAACTGGGTATCAACTTCTTCGACACCGCCGACGCATACGGACCCCATACAAACGAATTGCTGCTTGGACGCGCAGTCAAAGGCCGCCGCGACAAGTTCGTAATCGCTACCAAGTTCGCGATCGTGCGCGGTCCCGACCCGACCTCTCGCAGTATCAGCGGCAAGCCCGAATATGTCCGCCAGGCCTGCGAGGCGAGCCTCAAGCGGCTGGGCGTCGATCATGTCGACCTTTACTACCAGCATCGTGTCGATCCGAACACGCCGATCGAAGACACCGTCGGCGCGATGGCGCAGCTCGTCAAGGAAGGCAAGGTTCGCTACCTTGGACTGTCTGAGGCGGGACCGCAGAACCTGCGGCGCGCCTGCAAGGTTCATCCGATTGCGGCACTTCAGACTGAGTATTCGCTTTGGAGCCACGATCCCGAGGATGAAATCCTCGCGACTTGCCGCGAACTGGGAATCGGCTTCGTCGCATACAGTCCGCTTGGCCGCGGCTTCCTGACGGGACAGTTCAAGAAGTTCGAAGACCTCGCGCCCGACGACTATCGCCGCTTCTCGCCGCGCTTCATGGGCGACAATTTCGAAAAGAACCTGGAGCTCGTCGAGCGAATCAAGCAAATGGCCGCTGAAAAGCAATGTGCGCCGTCGCAGCTCGCGCTCGCATGGGTGCTTGCGCAGGGCGAGGACATCGTGACCATTCCGGGCACCAAGCGGCGCAAATATCTCGAAGAAAATGCCGGTGCCGTGGATATCAAGTTCACGGCCGCCGAACTCAAGAAGATCGATGAAATCGCGCCGCGCGGAATCGCGGCCGGTGAACGCTATCCTGAACAGATGATGCGCCTGCTGAGTGCCTGA
- a CDS encoding epoxide hydrolase, with the protein MKIEPFKVHIPDETLDDLRARLKRTRWPRDYANDDWRYGTNLEYLRELVQYWIDRYDWRAVERQINSFSNFKTEIEGVPIHFIHEKGKGPKPIPLIVTHGWPWTFWDINKVIRPLTDPASHGGDPADAFDVVVPSLPGYGFSTPLTTPGINYWRTADMWVTLMQDVLGYGKFAAQGGDWGSIITHQLGHKHADKLIGVHMNMAIDLNLWGAKFPGPDQYGPDEKGFFERSLAFFQEGSGYSAIQTTRPQTIAYALNDSPAGLCAWILEKRCAWSDCDGKVEKRFTKDELLTTMTIYWATESYGTSARFYYEAVHNLWKPSHDRHPTIEAPTGIAVLPKEVVLMPRKWADGYYNLKRWTRFERGGHFAHMEEPEALVEDIRAFFRPLR; encoded by the coding sequence ATGAAGATAGAGCCCTTCAAGGTTCATATTCCCGATGAAACCCTCGACGACCTGCGCGCGCGTCTCAAACGCACGCGATGGCCGCGCGACTACGCCAACGACGATTGGCGCTACGGCACCAACCTCGAGTACCTGCGCGAGCTCGTGCAGTACTGGATCGATCGCTACGACTGGCGCGCCGTCGAGCGGCAGATCAACTCGTTCTCGAACTTCAAAACTGAGATCGAAGGCGTTCCGATCCACTTCATCCATGAGAAAGGAAAAGGCCCGAAGCCGATTCCGCTCATTGTCACGCACGGCTGGCCGTGGACCTTCTGGGACATCAACAAGGTCATCCGCCCGCTCACCGATCCGGCCTCGCACGGCGGCGATCCTGCGGACGCATTCGATGTGGTCGTGCCTTCGCTCCCCGGCTACGGATTCTCCACGCCGCTGACGACGCCCGGCATCAATTATTGGCGCACCGCGGATATGTGGGTGACTCTCATGCAGGACGTCCTCGGCTACGGCAAGTTCGCCGCGCAGGGCGGAGACTGGGGCTCGATCATCACGCATCAGCTCGGGCATAAGCACGCTGACAAATTGATTGGCGTGCACATGAACATGGCGATCGATCTGAATCTGTGGGGCGCGAAATTCCCAGGCCCCGATCAGTACGGACCCGATGAGAAGGGATTCTTCGAGCGCTCACTCGCCTTCTTCCAGGAGGGCAGCGGCTACTCCGCGATTCAGACCACGCGTCCGCAGACGATCGCATACGCGCTGAACGATTCGCCCGCGGGCCTCTGCGCGTGGATTCTCGAGAAGCGATGCGCCTGGAGCGATTGCGACGGCAAGGTCGAGAAGCGCTTCACCAAGGATGAGCTGCTCACGACGATGACGATCTACTGGGCGACCGAGAGCTACGGGACCTCGGCGCGCTTTTACTACGAAGCCGTTCACAATTTGTGGAAGCCGTCGCACGATCGTCATCCGACGATCGAAGCCCCGACCGGAATCGCCGTGCTGCCGAAAGAGGTCGTCCTGATGCCGCGCAAGTGGGCCGATGGCTACTACAATCTGAAGCGCTGGACGCGCTTTGAGCGCGGCGGCCATTTCGCACACATGGAAGAGCCCGAAGCGCTGGTCGAAGATATCCGCGCCTTCTTCCGGCCGCTTCGCTAG
- a CDS encoding NAD(P)/FAD-dependent oxidoreductase — MASMQKHENPDVVVFGGGIGGSALAIALAQAGIATAILEKTLAHKDLVRGEWIAPWGVAETQKLGLYDTLLKAGGHHLARHIPYGDDVTPGEAEAQKLDMTAFENAGFKPPLCMRHPVMCDLLNAEAIAAGVELLRGINDFELTLEASPTVRFHHDGAERTFKPRIVIGADGRNSVVRARAGIELHRDPMHHLMAGMLVDDTNGWPADLQIFGTEGSVNFLAFPQSLSRVRLYICYGIDDKRRFAGADNQSHFLDAFRLTSVPGSEYLANSTPAGPCNSYGNEDTWTDEPYAPGVVLIGDAAGHNDPIIGQGLSITYRDVRIVRDLMLENRDWSPATFRPYAEERRERMRRLRMTASQLSILYAEFGPHARERRLKVREERARNNLLDPAAATFIGPEMLPPETFDEGILDRLRAM; from the coding sequence ATGGCGTCGATGCAGAAGCACGAGAATCCCGACGTCGTTGTGTTCGGCGGTGGAATCGGCGGCAGCGCGCTTGCGATCGCGCTCGCACAGGCCGGAATCGCGACGGCGATCCTTGAGAAGACTCTAGCGCACAAAGACCTCGTGCGCGGCGAGTGGATCGCGCCGTGGGGCGTCGCCGAGACTCAGAAGCTGGGTCTCTACGACACGCTACTCAAGGCCGGCGGGCATCATCTGGCGCGGCATATTCCATATGGCGATGACGTCACGCCGGGCGAAGCCGAAGCGCAGAAGCTCGACATGACCGCGTTCGAGAACGCGGGCTTCAAGCCGCCGCTATGCATGCGGCATCCCGTGATGTGCGATCTGCTGAACGCTGAGGCGATCGCCGCCGGAGTCGAACTGCTTCGCGGCATCAATGACTTCGAGTTGACGCTCGAAGCCTCACCGACAGTCCGATTTCATCACGACGGCGCCGAACGAACATTCAAGCCGCGCATAGTAATTGGGGCCGACGGCCGCAACTCCGTCGTGCGGGCACGTGCCGGTATTGAGCTGCATCGCGATCCCATGCATCACCTGATGGCCGGGATGCTGGTGGACGACACGAATGGCTGGCCCGCGGATCTGCAAATCTTCGGCACCGAAGGCAGCGTCAACTTTCTCGCCTTCCCGCAGTCTCTGAGTCGCGTGCGGCTATATATTTGCTACGGCATCGACGACAAGCGCCGCTTTGCCGGTGCTGACAACCAGTCGCATTTCCTCGACGCGTTTCGCCTCACGTCCGTGCCGGGCAGCGAATACCTCGCAAACTCGACTCCTGCCGGGCCGTGTAATTCTTACGGCAACGAAGATACCTGGACCGACGAACCCTATGCGCCCGGCGTGGTTCTGATCGGCGACGCCGCGGGTCACAACGATCCGATCATCGGCCAGGGGCTCTCGATCACTTATCGCGACGTGCGCATCGTGCGCGACCTTATGCTCGAAAATCGCGACTGGTCGCCCGCAACCTTTCGTCCCTACGCCGAAGAACGCCGCGAGCGGATGCGACGCCTGCGCATGACTGCGTCGCAATTATCGATTCTGTACGCCGAGTTCGGGCCACATGCGCGCGAGCGGCGCCTCAAGGTTCGCGAGGAACGCGCACGCAACAATCTTCTCGATCCCGCGGCCGCTACTTTCATCGGTCCCGAGATGCTGCCCCCCGAGACCTTCGACGAGGGCATCCTCGATCGCTTGCGCGCGATGTGA
- a CDS encoding nitrate reductase associated protein has protein sequence MEKHHYEFERQLNADLSCPPLAARQKLDALRIKVSRNQWLSLEMHERRAINDMPADSAAEREHFAEFVRSAVKARSGEPPSELSKEQQVAAVPTEDLPAILINRARELGFQLDASAWQRLDYDQRYALLKFGSDERRRRKFAAALKEFLANT, from the coding sequence ATGGAAAAGCATCATTATGAGTTTGAAAGGCAGCTCAACGCTGACCTTTCATGTCCTCCGCTCGCGGCGCGGCAGAAGCTCGACGCACTCAGGATCAAAGTCAGCCGCAATCAGTGGCTCTCGCTCGAGATGCACGAGCGGCGCGCGATCAACGACATGCCTGCGGACAGCGCCGCCGAGCGCGAGCACTTCGCCGAGTTCGTCCGCAGCGCAGTGAAGGCTCGCTCCGGCGAGCCGCCCTCGGAATTGTCCAAAGAGCAGCAAGTCGCGGCCGTGCCGACCGAGGACTTGCCCGCGATCCTGATCAATCGCGCCCGCGAGCTCGGCTTTCAGCTCGATGCGAGCGCCTGGCAGCGGCTCGACTACGATCAGCGCTACGCGCTCCTGAAGTTCGGCAGCGACGAGCGCCGCCGCCGGAAATTTGCTGCGGCACTCAAGGAATTTCTCGCGAATACCTGA
- a CDS encoding SDR family NAD(P)-dependent oxidoreductase has protein sequence MRLKDRVAVITGSGSGIGEATAKRLAAEGAAIVVVDLNEEGATRVAGEIRAAGGTAESLRANIGNPADTEGMIKFATEKFGQLDILHNNAIRLYTGKLSEMTLEQWRKSVEVGLTAYFYATRCALEVMIPRRKGVIINTGSVSGIAADYGLGAYNAIKAGVINLTRATAIENARKGIRCNAVCPGAIATPPIIKVRQANPKLAQATEQAIPMGRYGEPVEIANVVLFLASDESSYVNGTTIVADGGLLAGTGIPSVAGVGPD, from the coding sequence ATGAGACTCAAAGACAGAGTTGCCGTGATAACAGGCTCCGGCTCGGGTATCGGCGAGGCCACGGCCAAGCGGCTCGCGGCCGAGGGCGCCGCGATTGTCGTCGTCGATCTCAACGAGGAAGGCGCGACGCGCGTCGCCGGCGAGATTCGCGCGGCGGGCGGAACGGCCGAGTCGCTGCGCGCGAACATCGGCAATCCCGCGGACACCGAAGGCATGATCAAGTTTGCGACTGAGAAGTTCGGCCAGCTCGACATCCTGCACAACAACGCGATCCGCCTCTACACCGGCAAGCTCAGCGAGATGACGCTCGAGCAATGGCGCAAGAGCGTCGAGGTCGGTTTGACCGCATACTTTTACGCAACGCGATGCGCGCTCGAGGTGATGATTCCGCGGCGCAAGGGCGTGATCATCAACACCGGCTCGGTGTCAGGTATCGCGGCGGACTATGGCCTCGGCGCATACAACGCGATCAAGGCGGGCGTGATCAACCTGACGCGCGCGACCGCGATCGAAAACGCGCGCAAGGGCATCCGCTGCAACGCGGTGTGTCCCGGCGCGATCGCAACGCCGCCGATCATCAAGGTGCGGCAGGCGAATCCGAAGCTGGCGCAGGCGACCGAGCAGGCAATCCCGATGGGTCGCTACGGCGAGCCGGTCGAAATCGCGAACGTGGTCCTGTTCCTTGCATCGGATGAGTCTTCATACGTAAATGGCACAACGATCGTGGCTGACGGCGGTCTGCTCGCAGGCACCGGAATCCCCAGCGTCGCAGGCGTCGGGCCGGACTAA
- a CDS encoding LLM class flavin-dependent oxidoreductase has product MKLGLLYEVQIPKPWTPGIEARTYGEVIDQVVLADRLGWGYVWAVEHHLLPQWSHCSAPEILFGALSQRTSKIRIGHGIALLPRNFNHALRVAERAAVLDILTGGRVELGTGRAVTLQELDGFEVNPDDTQAMWSEAVEILVRSWKDEPVEFNGKFYKIPPSYVVPKPIQKPHPPMWLAGTNPATFTLAGERGLGMLGFVTGAPEDLAPRIKGYKEAVRDAKPVGAFVNNQSAVLIQTYCAETREQAIRDVEGPLETVAQLAAELFLPWAEKGRERKAESYKYLTQQPAADSRTGAAGVAGDVNQRIRDGIIAVGTPDDLIKLFRIYRDMGVDQMLTWVQFGGLEHAKIMRSMELIGKHVIPELNR; this is encoded by the coding sequence ATGAAACTTGGATTGCTATATGAAGTTCAGATTCCGAAACCGTGGACACCCGGAATCGAAGCTCGCACCTATGGCGAAGTGATCGACCAGGTCGTGCTCGCAGACCGGCTCGGCTGGGGCTACGTCTGGGCGGTTGAGCATCATCTGCTGCCGCAATGGTCGCATTGCTCGGCGCCCGAGATTCTCTTCGGCGCGCTCAGCCAGCGCACTTCGAAGATTCGCATCGGCCACGGAATCGCGCTGCTGCCGCGCAACTTCAATCACGCGCTGCGCGTGGCGGAGCGTGCAGCCGTGCTCGATATCCTGACCGGAGGCCGCGTCGAGCTCGGCACCGGCCGCGCAGTCACGCTGCAGGAGCTTGACGGCTTCGAAGTGAACCCGGACGACACGCAGGCGATGTGGTCGGAGGCGGTCGAAATTCTGGTGCGAAGCTGGAAGGACGAGCCGGTCGAGTTCAACGGCAAGTTCTACAAGATTCCGCCCAGCTACGTCGTGCCGAAGCCGATTCAGAAACCGCATCCTCCGATGTGGCTCGCGGGCACCAACCCCGCCACTTTCACGCTCGCGGGCGAGCGCGGCCTCGGCATGCTCGGCTTCGTCACGGGCGCGCCCGAAGATCTCGCCCCGCGTATCAAGGGCTACAAGGAAGCGGTGCGCGACGCGAAGCCGGTGGGAGCCTTCGTCAACAATCAGTCAGCGGTGCTGATCCAGACCTACTGCGCCGAGACCCGAGAGCAGGCGATCCGCGATGTCGAGGGTCCGCTCGAAACCGTTGCGCAGCTTGCCGCGGAGCTGTTCCTGCCGTGGGCCGAGAAAGGCCGCGAGCGCAAGGCGGAGTCATACAAGTATCTGACCCAGCAGCCGGCGGCCGATTCGCGAACCGGCGCGGCGGGAGTCGCGGGCGATGTTAACCAGCGTATCCGCGACGGTATTATCGCGGTCGGAACTCCCGACGATCTGATCAAGCTGTTCCGCATCTACCGCGACATGGGAGTCGATCAGATGCTGACCTGGGTGCAGTTCGGCGGCCTCGAACATGCCAAGATAATGCGCAGCATGGAGCTCATCGGCAAACACGTCATCCCGGAGCTTAACCGCTAG
- the recO gene encoding DNA repair protein RecO codes for MPAEESTPAIVIRARDYADSDRIVTLLTLEAGKLSGIAKGAKASRHRFERKLEPFSHVMLHFKRRPHGQLVFITKAEAADLPQHVLDDDLGKIALGSYMLELSDALTTEESEAAEAYRILEAGLRTLAAMSLSASLKQSFELKILGWAGYGLEFARCRVCAEAVTAESDAMYFVLARGGIVCTRCRNSIPEGAIRMGALSAYALARLANATLADAPHLPASGAEGAAALARFISSILDRKLRSAAFLESILGGGA; via the coding sequence ATGCCGGCGGAGGAATCGACGCCCGCAATCGTGATCCGCGCGCGCGACTATGCCGATTCGGATCGAATCGTCACGCTGCTCACTCTCGAGGCCGGCAAGCTGAGTGGAATCGCCAAGGGCGCGAAGGCCTCGCGCCATCGCTTCGAGCGCAAGCTCGAGCCCTTCTCGCACGTGATGCTGCATTTCAAGCGGCGCCCGCACGGCCAGCTCGTCTTCATCACCAAGGCTGAAGCGGCGGACCTGCCGCAGCACGTGCTCGACGACGACCTCGGCAAAATCGCGCTCGGCAGCTACATGCTCGAGCTGTCAGATGCGCTCACGACCGAGGAAAGCGAAGCCGCCGAAGCGTATCGCATACTCGAAGCGGGTCTGCGCACGCTCGCAGCGATGTCGCTAAGCGCATCGCTCAAGCAGTCATTCGAATTGAAGATCCTGGGATGGGCGGGCTACGGCCTCGAGTTCGCGCGATGCCGCGTCTGTGCGGAAGCGGTCACGGCGGAAAGCGATGCGATGTATTTCGTGCTCGCGCGCGGCGGAATCGTGTGTACGCGATGCCGCAACTCGATACCCGAGGGCGCAATCAGGATGGGCGCGCTCAGTGCCTATGCGCTCGCGCGCCTTGCGAACGCCACGCTCGCAGACGCGCCGCACCTGCCCGCATCGGGCGCCGAAGGTGCGGCAGCGCTCGCGCGCTTTATTTCATCGATTCTCGATCGCAAGCTGCGCTCGGCAGCGTTCCTCGAATCAATTCTCGGTGGTGGCGCCTGA
- the msrA gene encoding peptide-methionine (S)-S-oxide reductase MsrA, with product MGETRVAAFGAGCFWGIEDAFHKLPGVIEAESGYMGGWVDNPTYRMVCTDKTGHAEVVRVEYDPGRVSFKELLDLFWTIHDPTTPNRQGVDIGTQYRSVIFYYDEEQRTVAEASKKRLDEAHIFRRPIVTEIKPAATFYRAEEYHQRYYEKAGMAAHCALPNLEVASFLRSKQ from the coding sequence ATGGGAGAGACGCGAGTTGCTGCTTTCGGAGCCGGATGCTTTTGGGGCATCGAAGATGCCTTTCACAAGCTGCCGGGCGTCATCGAGGCCGAGTCGGGATACATGGGCGGATGGGTAGACAATCCCACCTACCGCATGGTCTGTACCGACAAGACCGGGCATGCCGAAGTGGTGCGCGTCGAATACGATCCGGGCCGCGTGAGTTTCAAGGAGCTGCTCGATCTCTTCTGGACCATTCACGATCCGACAACACCGAATCGCCAAGGCGTCGATATCGGTACGCAGTATCGCTCAGTAATCTTCTATTATGATGAAGAGCAGCGCACGGTTGCTGAGGCCTCGAAGAAGCGTCTCGACGAAGCGCATATCTTCCGCCGCCCAATAGTCACTGAGATCAAGCCCGCGGCGACTTTCTATCGCGCCGAGGAATATCATCAACGCTACTATGAGAAAGCTGGGATGGCGGCGCATTGCGCGCTCCCCAACTTGGAAGTTGCGTCGTTCCTGCGCTCCAAGCAATAG
- the msrA gene encoding peptide-methionine (S)-S-oxide reductase MsrA: MLSKSEANPRLSVLKIVLGLGVLFGLVAYDQGMAFNPIVIDVPSAQAATTTPTDTAVFSGGCFWGVDAVFKHVKGVEQVTSGYSGGAADTAHYEIVSSGTTGHAESVQVVYDPAQVSYDQLLKVFFNVAHDPTELNRQGPDEGTQYRSMIFYSNDQQKKEAQQYISQADKKNTFGAPIVTEVVPLKHFYPAEGYHQNYFELHPKNPYIVFNDWPKLNALRDKYPELYNSNVQIAGSGATTEN, encoded by the coding sequence ATGCTTTCGAAGTCAGAGGCAAATCCGCGCCTTTCAGTTCTGAAAATAGTCCTTGGTCTGGGCGTTCTTTTCGGCCTCGTTGCCTATGATCAAGGCATGGCCTTCAATCCCATTGTCATCGATGTTCCTTCTGCGCAGGCTGCTACGACCACGCCGACCGATACGGCGGTCTTCTCCGGCGGATGCTTCTGGGGCGTCGATGCCGTCTTCAAGCACGTCAAGGGCGTCGAGCAGGTGACCTCGGGCTACTCGGGTGGCGCCGCCGATACCGCGCACTACGAAATCGTGAGCTCGGGGACGACCGGCCACGCCGAATCGGTGCAGGTGGTCTATGATCCGGCGCAGGTTTCCTACGATCAGCTGCTGAAAGTCTTCTTCAATGTCGCTCACGATCCGACCGAGCTGAATCGCCAGGGGCCTGACGAAGGTACGCAGTATCGATCGATGATTTTCTACAGCAACGATCAGCAGAAGAAGGAAGCGCAGCAATATATTTCGCAGGCGGATAAGAAAAATACTTTCGGCGCGCCGATAGTCACTGAAGTCGTGCCGCTAAAGCATTTCTATCCGGCCGAGGGATATCATCAGAACTACTTCGAGCTGCATCCGAAGAATCCATATATCGTTTTCAACGATTGGCCGAAGCTGAACGCGCTGCGCGACAAGTATCCTGAACTGTACAACTCGAATGTGCAGATCGCGGGCTCAGGCGCCACCACCGAGAATTGA
- a CDS encoding phosphotransferase family protein, whose product MSSLEEQLAQYVEKKIPGAAQVRVDQLEQISGGASRQTYRFRLGYSEGGTARERRLILRRDPAASLIDTDRKVEFAAYKAFFGTEVPVPEVLWLEDDPSHLGSPFFISVEMTGFQTAPARIFMEPYAAHHQKMAEQKWSILGAITRHDPAKLGLIGTMEAVKPEDCWQRELGYWEGVLDSDELIPQPTMRAAIRWMRRNPPPPAQKVCVVHGDYRTGNFLYDEEGDIRGILDWEMSHLGDPLEDLGWSLNRAWCWGGDDRRGGLVPREQAIAIWEKASGLKADPAAIHWWELFAAVKGQGIWVSSAHAWETGSNKDPILVLSAWSLMNLQDRAALELMGHLK is encoded by the coding sequence ATGTCGTCACTTGAAGAGCAGCTTGCTCAGTACGTAGAAAAGAAAATCCCTGGCGCGGCCCAGGTGCGGGTCGATCAGCTCGAGCAGATCTCCGGCGGCGCATCGCGGCAGACCTATCGCTTTCGGCTCGGCTACAGCGAAGGTGGAACGGCCCGCGAGCGGCGGCTCATCCTGCGCCGCGATCCGGCCGCGAGCCTGATCGACACCGATCGCAAGGTCGAGTTCGCCGCATACAAGGCATTTTTCGGCACCGAGGTTCCGGTTCCAGAAGTTCTGTGGCTCGAAGACGATCCGAGTCACCTCGGCAGCCCGTTTTTTATCAGCGTCGAGATGACTGGCTTCCAGACCGCGCCCGCGCGCATCTTCATGGAGCCCTACGCGGCTCATCATCAGAAGATGGCCGAGCAGAAGTGGTCTATTCTCGGTGCAATCACGCGTCACGATCCGGCAAAGCTCGGCCTCATCGGCACGATGGAAGCCGTGAAGCCGGAGGACTGCTGGCAGCGCGAACTCGGCTACTGGGAAGGCGTGCTCGATTCCGACGAGCTGATTCCTCAGCCTACGATGCGTGCCGCGATTCGCTGGATGCGCCGCAATCCGCCGCCGCCCGCGCAGAAGGTATGCGTCGTTCACGGCGACTACCGCACAGGCAACTTTCTCTACGACGAGGAGGGGGACATCCGCGGCATCCTCGATTGGGAGATGTCTCATCTCGGCGACCCGCTCGAAGACCTCGGATGGAGTCTCAACCGCGCATGGTGTTGGGGCGGCGACGATCGCCGCGGCGGCCTCGTTCCGCGCGAGCAGGCGATCGCGATCTGGGAAAAAGCCAGTGGCCTGAAAGCCGACCCCGCCGCGATTCATTGGTGGGAGCTGTTTGCCGCGGTCAAAGGCCAAGGCATCTGGGTGTCGAGCGCGCACGCCTGGGAAACCGGCTCGAACAAGGATCCGATCCTGGTGCTCAGCGCGTGGTCGCTGATGAACCTGCAGGATCGCGCCGCACTCGAACTGATGGGGCATCTGAAGTGA
- a CDS encoding nuclear transport factor 2 family protein, with product MKSTEQLLTELLDREAIRDLPVRYCDCVWRGDMDGLVGLFSDNATFIFKGREREQTTTGHDALKKMYTSALADATPRPYIHNHVVELKGSGKASGRCYVELRSISRAMEWIGSGYYEDEYVKVGDNWKFGSRRFVPVGSVNLREPRQ from the coding sequence ATGAAGAGCACCGAACAGTTGTTAACTGAGCTTCTCGATCGCGAGGCCATCCGCGATCTGCCCGTACGCTATTGTGATTGCGTATGGCGCGGCGACATGGACGGACTCGTCGGCCTGTTCAGCGACAACGCGACTTTCATCTTCAAGGGCCGCGAGCGCGAGCAGACTACCACCGGGCACGACGCGCTCAAGAAGATGTACACTTCGGCGCTGGCCGACGCGACGCCGCGTCCCTACATCCATAACCACGTCGTTGAGCTGAAAGGATCCGGCAAGGCGAGCGGGCGATGCTACGTCGAGCTGCGCAGCATCTCGCGCGCGATGGAATGGATCGGATCGGGCTATTATGAAGACGAGTACGTGAAGGTCGGCGACAACTGGAAGTTCGGCTCGCGCCGCTTCGTGCCGGTGGGCTCGGTCAATCTTCGCGAGCCACGGCAGTGA